In Planctomycetaceae bacterium, the following are encoded in one genomic region:
- the flgK gene encoding flagellar hook-associated protein FlgK, translated as MRSFDIGLSALRSHQQTLAVLGNNIANASTPGYHRQRVNLADRLPLNQDGLLIGSGVEVESISRLRNQATAEAIGRNSALIGWVEQELATAQRIEALLTPGDNSVHAHVSGLFNRLEALANNPEIQAVRSEFLSAAEQLTQEFNFLDDSLRQLSIDAGQEVTHSVSAVNGLIRQIAELNQRIQTSRLRGDQPNDLLDRRDQIVSQLSDWVDAEVQTTSSGRELLVIDHGAIVVGTNPARLTAREGADGRLGVFLEDSNTAVPLASGRIRGLLESVNEIIPRTRDELATLATEIVRSIDQLHATGLNDAGGFRSLTGSRGVDDVNVPLSQSGLAFPITAGDLTISVTDTVTGLRTTHRIAVDPAVDSLSDLASRLDALPGVVAAIEPNQGQLLIGGEAQQLIEFAGRVDQVPDLTAFAGTAQPEFSGRYTGVANDNWTVTFSGAGSVGVTDGLTAEVRNQAGDLIATLDIGSTYEAGTPLEIADGVSLQFGPGTIAATDTFSVLTTANADEPGLLSALGINSLFTGSSPGNLGVRSDLQRNPSLLALAKTEFSGESVNAAAMAELRNARFASLNNRTFVETLADITAESGLDVQDAQNQLSQLDSFGQRLQADRDALSGVDPNEELLAMLEVEKAFQAAARFLTTVDQTIQEVLRIGG; from the coding sequence ATGCGTTCCTTCGACATCGGACTTTCGGCACTTCGTTCACACCAGCAGACGCTGGCGGTGCTGGGAAACAACATCGCCAACGCGTCGACACCCGGATATCACCGGCAGCGAGTCAATCTGGCGGACCGGCTGCCGCTGAATCAGGACGGTCTGTTGATCGGTTCCGGCGTTGAAGTCGAATCGATTTCCCGGTTGCGCAATCAGGCCACGGCTGAAGCCATCGGACGCAACTCCGCGCTGATCGGCTGGGTCGAACAGGAACTGGCGACGGCTCAGCGCATCGAGGCGCTGCTGACACCGGGCGACAATTCGGTTCATGCGCACGTGTCAGGTCTGTTCAATCGGCTGGAAGCTCTCGCCAACAATCCCGAAATCCAGGCTGTCCGCAGCGAGTTTCTGTCTGCCGCCGAACAGTTGACTCAGGAATTCAATTTTCTTGACGATTCACTGCGGCAGCTATCAATCGATGCCGGTCAGGAAGTTACGCACAGTGTTTCGGCAGTGAACGGCCTGATCCGACAGATCGCCGAACTGAATCAGCGCATCCAGACCTCTCGTTTGCGGGGCGACCAGCCTAACGATCTGCTGGACCGCCGCGATCAGATCGTCAGCCAGCTGTCTGACTGGGTCGACGCCGAAGTCCAGACGACATCCAGCGGACGCGAACTGCTGGTGATTGATCACGGAGCCATCGTTGTCGGCACCAATCCGGCCCGACTGACCGCGCGCGAAGGCGCCGATGGTCGTCTGGGTGTGTTTCTGGAAGACAGCAACACTGCGGTACCGCTGGCTTCGGGACGAATCCGCGGACTGCTGGAATCGGTCAATGAAATCATCCCGAGGACTCGCGACGAACTGGCGACACTTGCGACCGAAATCGTGCGATCCATTGACCAGCTTCACGCCACGGGACTGAACGACGCCGGCGGATTCCGTTCTCTGACGGGCTCACGCGGCGTGGATGACGTCAACGTGCCGCTGTCACAAAGCGGCCTGGCGTTTCCCATAACGGCAGGCGATCTGACGATTTCCGTCACCGATACTGTCACCGGACTGCGGACAACTCATCGCATCGCCGTTGATCCGGCGGTTGATTCACTCAGCGACCTGGCAAGCCGGCTGGATGCATTGCCCGGCGTGGTCGCGGCGATCGAACCGAATCAGGGGCAACTGCTGATCGGCGGTGAAGCGCAGCAACTGATTGAATTTGCAGGCCGTGTCGATCAGGTCCCCGATCTGACTGCCTTTGCCGGAACCGCTCAGCCGGAATTCAGCGGGCGGTACACCGGTGTCGCCAATGACAACTGGACCGTTACGTTCTCCGGCGCCGGATCGGTCGGCGTGACGGACGGACTGACCGCCGAGGTGAGAAATCAGGCGGGAGACCTCATCGCGACACTGGATATCGGCAGCACCTACGAAGCGGGCACTCCGCTGGAGATCGCCGATGGTGTTTCGCTGCAGTTCGGGCCGGGCACGATTGCGGCGACAGATACGTTTTCGGTGCTCACAACGGCAAACGCCGATGAACCGGGGCTGCTGTCCGCGCTGGGCATCAATTCGCTGTTCACGGGATCGTCGCCGGGGAATCTGGGCGTGCGTTCCGATCTGCAGAGGAACCCGTCGCTGCTGGCTCTGGCGAAGACGGAATTCAGCGGGGAGTCCGTCAATGCCGCCGCTATGGCCGAACTGCGAAACGCAAGATTCGCGTCGCTGAACAACCGGACGTTTGTGGAAACTCTGGCCGACATCACCGCGGAATCCGGTCTTGATGTGCAGGACGCACAGAATCAGCTTTCGCAACTCGATTCGTTCGGTCAGCGACTGCAGGCCGATCGCGATGCGCTGTCCGGTGTCGATCCGAATGAAGAACTTCTGGCCATGCTGGAAGTCGAAAAAGCGTTTCAGGCGGCTGCACGGTTTCTGACAACCGTTGACCAGACGATTCAGGAAGTGTTGAGAATCGGAGGCTAG